TCTTATATGTTGGGCACACACACGAGGACATTGGTAAGAAaacgttactgtaaatgcatttaattcgcggggatttaatttcgcggtagcgggaaaaagacttttcgcggtggttttaatttcgcggtaacaccatcgaccgaagtctaataccataatagaaaaatgttcgcggtggttttaagttcgcggtgaagtggtcaccgcgaaaaccgcggacattaatccaccgcgaacatttctgcatttacagcacttTGTCCGTAACTCCCCATTCCTCAGATATAAATGTATTAGGATTTTCTACATGTAAACCAGTACAATCGGCACGTTCAAGTTTTGACTACACAAAACCCGACTCATACATGAATATTCGTTCTCCTGTGAACACCATATGATTACATTGTTCTTTCCTTTGATCACAGATCAACTGTTTAGTCAGATAGCTGACAAACTCAGACACGAAGAAGCGCGAACGCCCAAGCAACTAATGGAGAAACTCCCGGACGCGGCGGAGATGCGTGGGCTATATGATGTCCGAGGCTGGTTGGAGCCATATATTGTCGACATCAAGGGCCATTCCAAGGTTGGTTTGTTTCGGTTTCGAAACAGCAAAACGGTACCCGGTCGCGTGGACATGTTCTACAAACGGAGCCATGACCACAAATGGAAGCACAACAAGAGCGGCATGTTCCGCACAGACGACCAGGGCCGACCGGTTAGACCAACAGGAAAACCAAAGCTCTTACTGCCGGTCTTCGAGACGAGACAGATCAACATCAACAACCTGGCAACACAGAAGCTCCCGAAGTGGACGCCATACCTAGAGTCTCCGGTAGAAACAACTCAGTGGAATGAATTTTTCCAAGCCTTGAAGACCGCGTCCACAAGTAGACCTGATCGCATACGTTATGCGTTAGGAGATAGGGCAGGGTGGACACTGGACCGGCTGGCGCCATGTGACCCGACGGAGCTGGCTAATCGGGAAGGAGACGAGGCAGCCATCCCTGATGAGCTGGATCGCTTGTTGGCAGAGGAGATGGAAAGTACCGAGGTAAGGTGATGCGCTTTAAAAATACATGTTAGATTAGCTACACACCGTAATTTGAGTATCTTTCTGTAATTCATTTTGATGTGTATGacaatatatttattcattcgGAAATATGACATTGCACAGACTTACAGGCAGCATAATATAGAAAGGAAGGTAACAGAACGAGAGGGAAGGAGAGAGGGGGAATGAATAGTCCTAAATGGTTCTA
Above is a genomic segment from Branchiostoma floridae strain S238N-H82 chromosome 16, Bfl_VNyyK, whole genome shotgun sequence containing:
- the LOC118403264 gene encoding uncharacterized protein LOC118403264, producing the protein MFYKRSHDHKWKHNKSGMFRTDDQGRPVRPTGKPKLLLPVFETRQININNLATQKLPKWTPYLESPVETTQWNEFFQALKTASTSRPDRIRYALGDRAGWTLDRLAPCDPTELANREGDEAAIPDELDRLLAEEMESTEIVVRGTAFGARGRGERRGRPRGARGGGRGCPRGARGGGRGRPRGARGGGRGRGRC